In one Chitinophaga sancti genomic region, the following are encoded:
- the ftsH gene encoding ATP-dependent zinc metalloprotease FtsH codes for MERGNNFTKGSDKSPKKGPKFNIYWVYAFIGIALLAMNWFPFNPPPRDISWQEFQLDYLKPGDVDRLVVVNKKAVEVYIKRDRLNEPKFDKVSKGNLGRVNPGPHYRFTIGSEESFKKDMDHAEANTPLEDQVKVTYDERQGWFEPFIQLLLPLVLLIGLWVLLMRKMGGPAGGSGGPGGIFNIGKSKATLFDKGTRVNITFSDVAGLDEAKVEVMEIVDFLKNPKKYTALGGKIPKGALLVGPPGTGKTLLAKAMAGEAQVPFYSMSGSDFVELFVGVGASRVRDLFKQAREKAPCIIFIDEIDAIGRARGKNVMMSNDERENTLNQLLVEMDGFGTDSGIIILAATNRPDVLDSALLRPGRFDRQISIDKPDLAGREAIFDVHLKPIKTSPILDIKKLASMTPGFAGADIANVCNEAALIAARKGKTEVEMDDFNDAVDRVIGGLEKKNKIISPEEKEIIAFHEAGHAICGWYLEHANPLVKVTIVPRGVAALGYAQYLPKEQYLYNTEQLLDDICMTLGGRAVEEIVFGKVSTGAQNDLQVITRMAYAMVTVYGMNDKVGNVSFYDPNSDQSFTKPYSEETAKLIDEEVRALIDKAYQRTKNLLTEKIDNVRALAGELLKKEVLYQADLERLIGKRPYDVHKEHIANHEGMTTDGVHPTDLINPSPATANA; via the coding sequence ATGGAAAGAGGCAACAACTTCACAAAGGGGTCAGACAAATCGCCTAAAAAAGGACCAAAGTTCAATATATACTGGGTATATGCCTTTATAGGTATTGCCCTGCTTGCAATGAACTGGTTTCCCTTTAACCCACCGCCCAGAGATATAAGCTGGCAGGAATTCCAGCTGGACTACCTGAAACCAGGTGATGTAGACAGGCTGGTGGTTGTAAATAAGAAAGCAGTAGAGGTTTACATAAAAAGAGACCGTCTTAATGAGCCCAAATTCGACAAAGTATCCAAGGGCAACCTGGGTCGTGTGAATCCGGGTCCTCACTACCGTTTTACTATCGGTAGCGAAGAAAGCTTCAAGAAAGATATGGATCATGCTGAGGCCAATACCCCACTCGAAGATCAGGTGAAAGTCACCTATGATGAAAGGCAGGGTTGGTTCGAACCATTCATTCAATTATTGCTGCCACTTGTGCTGCTCATCGGTCTTTGGGTATTGCTGATGCGTAAAATGGGAGGACCCGCTGGAGGCAGCGGAGGCCCGGGAGGCATCTTCAATATCGGAAAGTCCAAAGCTACCCTCTTCGACAAAGGCACCCGTGTCAACATTACTTTCAGTGATGTAGCCGGCCTTGACGAAGCCAAGGTGGAAGTGATGGAAATCGTAGACTTCCTGAAGAATCCGAAAAAATACACCGCCCTCGGTGGTAAGATACCAAAGGGTGCACTGCTGGTAGGCCCTCCGGGTACCGGTAAGACCCTCCTGGCCAAAGCAATGGCCGGTGAAGCACAGGTACCATTCTACTCTATGTCCGGTTCTGACTTCGTTGAACTGTTCGTAGGTGTGGGTGCCAGCCGTGTTCGTGACCTGTTCAAACAGGCTCGTGAAAAAGCACCATGTATCATCTTTATCGATGAAATTGATGCGATCGGTCGTGCGAGAGGTAAAAACGTAATGATGAGCAATGATGAGCGTGAAAACACCCTCAACCAGCTGCTGGTAGAAATGGATGGTTTCGGTACCGATAGTGGTATCATCATCCTGGCTGCTACCAACCGTCCGGATGTACTGGATAGTGCGCTGCTGCGTCCGGGTCGTTTTGACCGTCAGATCTCTATCGATAAGCCGGATCTGGCTGGTCGTGAAGCGATCTTCGATGTGCATCTGAAACCAATCAAGACTTCTCCAATCCTCGATATCAAGAAACTGGCTTCCATGACACCGGGTTTTGCCGGCGCCGATATTGCCAACGTATGTAACGAAGCAGCCCTGATCGCTGCCCGTAAAGGCAAGACGGAAGTAGAAATGGATGACTTCAATGATGCCGTAGATAGAGTGATCGGTGGTCTTGAAAAGAAAAACAAGATCATTTCTCCTGAAGAGAAAGAAATCATCGCATTCCATGAAGCTGGCCACGCCATCTGTGGCTGGTACCTGGAGCACGCAAACCCGCTGGTGAAAGTAACCATCGTTCCCCGTGGTGTAGCTGCCCTTGGATATGCGCAATACTTACCGAAAGAACAATACCTTTATAATACCGAACAGCTGTTGGACGATATTTGTATGACCCTCGGTGGCCGTGCAGTAGAAGAAATCGTATTCGGTAAAGTATCAACCGGTGCCCAGAATGACCTGCAGGTGATCACCCGCATGGCTTATGCAATGGTTACCGTGTACGGTATGAACGATAAGGTAGGTAACGTATCCTTCTATGATCCTAACAGCGATCAGTCTTTCACAAAGCCTTACTCTGAAGAAACGGCAAAACTGATTGATGAAGAAGTACGTGCCCTGATCGATAAAGCATATCAGCGTACTAAAAACCTGCTGACTGAAAAGATCGACAACGTGAGAGCGCTGGCGGGTGAACTGCTGAAAAAAGAAGTATTATATCAGGCAGATCTGGAAAGACTGATTGGTAAACGTCCTTACGATGTGCACAAAGAGCATATAGCTAACCACGAAGGTATGACTACCGACGGTGTACATCCTACAGACCTGATCAATCCATCACCAGCTACCGCTAATGCGTAA
- the rsfS gene encoding ribosome silencing factor — protein MAPLTVLSTRKKALARLSRESEIFSTIIKAIQEKKGDNIVSLDLRQIPEAVADFFVICEANSNTQVRAIADFVEDQVQKFTGETPYKHEGFTAQQWILVDYVNVVVHVFQPETRQFYGLEDMWSDAERMEHNETN, from the coding sequence TTGGCACCCTTAACCGTTCTGAGTACGAGAAAGAAAGCGCTTGCGCGCCTGAGTAGAGAAAGCGAGATTTTTTCCACCATCATCAAGGCCATCCAGGAAAAAAAGGGAGATAACATCGTTTCCCTGGATTTGCGCCAGATTCCTGAAGCCGTGGCTGATTTCTTTGTAATATGTGAGGCTAACTCCAACACACAGGTGCGGGCTATTGCTGACTTCGTGGAAGACCAGGTGCAAAAGTTTACCGGAGAAACCCCTTACAAGCATGAGGGCTTTACCGCACAACAATGGATTCTTGTAGATTATGTGAATGTTGTGGTGCATGTATTCCAACCAGAAACCAGGCAATTTTATGGTCTGGAAGATATGTGGAGTGATGCCGAACGAATGGAGCATAATGAGACTAACTAA